The Pararge aegeria chromosome 8, ilParAegt1.1, whole genome shotgun sequence genome window below encodes:
- the LOC120625745 gene encoding uncharacterized protein LOC120625745 produces the protein MAFSLNKLRNAFNVNKSSQLAGSGSLDPEIGFKLSLHPVSKNLFVTVIGARHLPSLFGLSRAHGYLVKVKLFPGESKYETTLQETSWPVWNEDFKFQLRQKDIKKSSDKVDLQNLVAGHFLSLTIYAILEPPKQEVDRRKSAKELKNSKLVNEDEQKSKGGLFEKTFSSFKSTKTEAIAQKTILEKRRTVGAATWNFDSKLFQNDLKNGLIGTPDIWRPISAIASGLAASDSRRENKKGQLEVTLLYTASEDGLNDVVQLTVNRLRCSVQTMQEHEQYKAPLYLKATILEANKAECYWKSDRFVPTISARWDPKSATVKLTVFKASLNKVSIYISLGCKTKMAKKEILGKAHIDEKSPYTESWNECLRQPGIPKTFWVNFL, from the exons ATGGCATTTTCGTTAAATAAACTAAGGAATGCTTTTAATGTTAACAAAAGTAGTCAACTGGCTGGTAGCGGAAGCCTGGACCCGGAAATAGGTTTCAAACTGTCATTGCATCCAGTTAGTAAGAATTTGTTCGTGACTGTTATCGGCGCCCGGCATCTACCGTCCTTGTTTGGACTGAGTCGCGCCCATGGCTACCTTGTAAAG GTGAAACTTTTTCCCGGTGAGAGTAAATACGAAACTACGTTACAAGAAACCTCTTGGCCTGTTTGGAATGAGGATTTCAAGTTCCAATTACGACAAAAAGATATAAAGAAGAGTTCAGACAAAGTTGATCTTCAAAATTTAGTGGCGGGACATTTCTTATCGCTAACAATTTATGCTATTCTGGAGCCGCCTAAACAAGAAGTGGACAGGAGGAAAAGTGCAAAAGAATTGAAGAATTCTAAATTAGTGAACGAAGACGAGCAAAAGTCCAAAGGCGGTTTATTTGAAAAAACATTCAGCAGTTTCAAATCAACGAAGACTGAGGCAATCGCTCAAAAAACAATCTTAGAAAAGCGAAGAACCGTCGGGGCTGCAACGTGGAATTTCGATTCGAAGTTGTTTCAAAACGATCTCAAGAATGGGCTGATTGGCACTCCGGATATTTGGAGACCCATAAGTGCTATCGCAAGTGGATTGGCAGCCTCGGATTCGcgg AGAGAAAACAAGAAGGGACAACTTGAGGTTACGCTGTTATACACGGCGAGCGAGGATGGATTAAACGACGTTGTTCAACTGACGGTCAATCGGCTGAGGTGTTCCGTTCAGACGATGCAGGAGCATGAACAATATAAAG CACCCCTGTACTTGAAGGCGACGATATTGGAGGCCAATAAAGCTGAATGCTATTGGAAAAGCGATAGATTCGTTCCGACCATTTCCGCCAGATGGGATCCAAAGTCTGCAACGGTCAAGTTAACCGTCTTCAAAGCGAGCCTGAATAAAGTTAGCATTTATATTAGCCTCGGGTGCAAGACTAAAATGGCTAAGAAGGAAATATTAGGCAAGGCGCACATTGACGAAAAGTCCCCTTATACAGAAAGTTGGAACGAATGTTTGAGACAACCCGGAATTCCAAAAACCTTCTGGGTCAATTTCTTGTGA